In Sinorhizobium numidicum, the following proteins share a genomic window:
- a CDS encoding ABC-F family ATP-binding cassette domain-containing protein, translating to MPSITLFGLSWSKPDGEQVFADLELALGPEKVGLVGRNGVGKTALLNVIAGRVRPSAGTVIIDGRIAFARQMLQVAADETIADLFVAREAIALLQRAEKGEASVEELADADWTVEERIVAALAHIGLEAETNTLLTQLSGGQRTRAALAAATFSEPDFLLLDEPTNNLDRDGRRAVIDFMTGWRNGAIIVSHDRELLDHADTIIELTSLGAKRYGGNWSVYQAIKGVELEAAEQNLAHAQKASDEIDRKAQLITERRDRRNAAGAKKGGKGDMPRILLGKRKSNAEATRGKGVQLAERQRAEALDAVSAARARIEVLQPFSVRLPPTGLPAGRQVLAFDEVTAGYDPAHPIIQDLSFSLMGPQRVALVGPNGSGKTTFLRLVAGEILPFQGTLSVTVPFAMLDQSVGILERDDTILDNFRRLNPGATENSCRATLASFRFRADATLQPVGTLSGGQVLRAGLACVLGGASPPSLLILDEPTNHLDIDSIEAVEAGLLAYDGALLVVSHDETFLANIGVDRRIELTGPAEKAR from the coding sequence ATGCCCTCCATCACGCTTTTCGGTCTTTCCTGGTCGAAACCCGACGGTGAACAGGTCTTTGCCGATCTCGAGCTGGCTTTAGGTCCTGAAAAGGTGGGGCTTGTCGGCAGGAACGGTGTCGGTAAGACGGCGCTGCTCAACGTCATTGCCGGCCGTGTACGGCCCTCTGCCGGCACGGTAATCATCGATGGGCGCATCGCGTTCGCCCGGCAGATGCTTCAGGTAGCTGCGGATGAAACCATTGCCGATCTCTTCGTTGCGAGGGAGGCGATTGCATTGCTGCAGCGCGCCGAAAAAGGCGAGGCGAGTGTCGAGGAATTGGCCGATGCGGACTGGACGGTAGAGGAGCGGATCGTTGCTGCCCTTGCCCATATCGGGTTGGAGGCAGAGACGAACACTCTCCTGACGCAGCTTTCCGGCGGTCAGCGTACGCGGGCCGCCCTCGCGGCGGCAACATTCTCCGAGCCCGATTTTCTGCTGCTAGACGAGCCCACTAACAATCTGGATCGTGACGGTAGGCGGGCGGTAATCGACTTTATGACCGGCTGGCGGAACGGCGCGATTATCGTCAGCCACGACCGCGAACTTCTCGACCACGCGGACACGATCATCGAACTGACCTCGCTTGGCGCCAAACGCTACGGCGGGAACTGGAGCGTCTACCAGGCAATCAAAGGCGTCGAGTTGGAAGCGGCAGAACAAAATCTGGCGCATGCACAGAAGGCAAGCGACGAGATCGACCGTAAGGCGCAGCTCATTACCGAGCGGCGGGACAGGCGCAACGCCGCCGGCGCCAAGAAAGGGGGGAAAGGCGACATGCCGCGCATTCTGCTCGGCAAGCGAAAAAGCAATGCGGAGGCGACCCGAGGAAAGGGCGTGCAACTTGCCGAGCGCCAGCGGGCAGAGGCACTCGATGCCGTCTCGGCCGCGCGGGCCCGCATTGAAGTCTTGCAGCCATTCTCTGTCCGCCTTCCTCCGACGGGATTGCCCGCAGGCCGTCAGGTGCTCGCGTTTGACGAGGTCACGGCTGGCTACGATCCGGCCCATCCCATTATTCAGGACCTGTCCTTTTCACTGATGGGGCCACAACGTGTCGCACTTGTTGGTCCCAACGGATCGGGAAAAACGACCTTTCTAAGGTTGGTGGCGGGAGAGATCTTGCCATTCCAAGGGACGCTCTCCGTCACAGTGCCTTTCGCCATGCTGGATCAAAGCGTCGGGATTCTCGAGCGCGACGATACGATCCTCGACAACTTCAGGCGGCTCAACCCCGGCGCGACCGAGAATTCCTGCCGTGCGACGTTGGCAAGCTTCCGCTTCCGTGCCGACGCCACCCTTCAGCCGGTCGGCACCTTGAGCGGCGGGCAGGTGTTGCGCGCCGGCCTTGCTTGCGTGCTCGGCGGGGCGTCCCCGCCTTCGTTGCTTATCCTCGACGAGCCGACCAACCATCTGGACATCGATTCCATCGAGGCAGTGGAGGCGGGCTTGCTTGCTTATGACGGCGCGCTCCTCGTCGTCAGCCATGACGAAACCTTCCTTGCCAATATTGGTGTCGATCGACGCATCGAACTGACAGGGCCTGCGGAGAAGGCTCGTTAG
- a CDS encoding TetR/AcrR family transcriptional regulator gives MARTKEFDRDEALDAAIGVFREHGYEGSSTDMLVRAMKIGRQSLYDTFGDKWKLYCLAVERYSAGETNAHIGKLRGESRALDGIRAMMERVVEDAGQACLGVSSICEFGQTMPELAALHHAADWRLKDAARERIAEAQIAGDVDKTLSAGAVADFLFCSIAGMRIAARGGASREHLQSLGRLTLRAIM, from the coding sequence ATGGCACGGACCAAGGAATTCGACAGGGATGAGGCACTGGACGCGGCGATTGGTGTGTTTCGTGAGCATGGCTACGAGGGTAGCTCGACGGACATGCTTGTACGAGCGATGAAAATCGGTCGCCAGAGCCTCTATGACACGTTCGGCGACAAGTGGAAGCTCTATTGCCTTGCCGTAGAACGGTACTCGGCCGGAGAGACGAATGCCCACATTGGCAAGTTGCGCGGCGAATCGCGGGCCCTGGACGGCATTCGTGCAATGATGGAGCGCGTCGTCGAAGATGCAGGACAAGCCTGTCTTGGCGTTAGCTCAATCTGCGAGTTCGGGCAGACGATGCCGGAACTCGCCGCACTTCATCATGCCGCGGACTGGCGGCTGAAGGATGCTGCTCGCGAACGCATAGCCGAGGCTCAGATAGCAGGCGATGTAGACAAGACCCTCTCTGCAGGGGCGGTGGCGGATTTTCTGTTCTGCAGCATCGCCGGCATGCGCATCGCCGCCCGCGGCGGCGCGAGCAGAGAACATCTGCAATCTCTCGGAAGGCTCACGCTTCGCGCCATCATGTAG
- a CDS encoding quinone oxidoreductase family protein, whose amino-acid sequence MKAIVMNKVGSTDVMEFVDRPEPGATPGNIVVKVAAAGVNFMDIGVRQGMAWTEMPNPKVLGVEGAGRVIAVGDGVGEFIPGDRVAWVYAPGSYAERLSIPASSLVKIPDGIDDHTAASVMMQGLTASHFATDFYPVQPGDTALVHAAAGGLGLLLTQIIRRRGGRVIGRVSSEDKVAIVRKAGAEHVIVDSEGQFSGEVLRLTDGEGVNVVYDGSGPKTFKDSLSSLRRSGTFCWYGPVLGGPGPLDIMSLPKSIKLGYAVFSDHIHTPGLFRARARQLFRWIEEGSLKVSIGGNYALADAARAHADMESRTTTGKLLLMP is encoded by the coding sequence ATGAAAGCCATAGTTATGAACAAGGTCGGCAGCACCGACGTGATGGAGTTCGTCGACCGCCCGGAGCCCGGTGCAACGCCGGGAAACATCGTTGTGAAGGTTGCCGCCGCCGGCGTGAACTTCATGGATATCGGCGTGCGCCAGGGCATGGCGTGGACTGAAATGCCGAATCCGAAGGTTCTCGGCGTCGAGGGGGCCGGCCGCGTGATTGCCGTTGGCGATGGCGTCGGCGAATTTATCCCCGGCGACCGGGTCGCCTGGGTCTATGCGCCGGGCAGCTATGCCGAACGCCTGTCGATCCCGGCGAGTTCGCTCGTCAAGATTCCCGACGGTATCGATGATCACACCGCCGCGTCCGTCATGATGCAGGGCCTGACCGCCAGCCACTTCGCCACAGATTTCTATCCCGTGCAACCCGGCGACACGGCTCTGGTGCACGCAGCGGCGGGCGGCCTCGGCCTGTTGCTGACGCAAATTATCAGGCGCAGGGGCGGCCGTGTGATCGGACGCGTCTCGTCCGAAGACAAAGTAGCCATCGTGAGGAAGGCCGGTGCTGAGCATGTCATCGTCGATAGCGAAGGGCAATTTTCCGGCGAGGTGCTCCGCCTCACCGATGGAGAGGGCGTGAACGTCGTCTATGACGGTTCGGGCCCCAAGACCTTCAAGGACTCGCTCTCCTCGCTTCGCCGTTCCGGTACGTTCTGCTGGTATGGACCGGTACTCGGCGGGCCTGGGCCACTCGACATCATGAGCCTGCCGAAGAGCATTAAACTCGGCTACGCCGTCTTTTCCGATCACATCCATACGCCAGGACTGTTCCGCGCCCGCGCGCGACAGCTCTTTCGCTGGATAGAAGAAGGATCTCTCAAGGTAAGCATTGGCGGCAACTATGCGCTTGCCGACGCCGCCCGCGCACATGCCGACATGGAAAGCCGCACCACCACCGGTAAGCTGCTGCTGATGCCGTGA